The following coding sequences lie in one Prevotella sp. oral taxon 299 str. F0039 genomic window:
- the proS gene encoding proline--tRNA ligase — MPKELKELTKRAENYSQWFNDLVIKADLAEQSAVRGCMVIKPYGYAIWEKMQQQLDKMFKETGAQNAYFPLLIPKSFLSREAEHVEGFAKECAVVTHYRLKNSESGAGVVVDPSARLEEELIIRPTSETIIWNTYKNWIKSWRDLPLMCNQWCNVMRWEMRTRPFLRTSEFLWQEGHTAHATKEEAVEEARKMLSVYATFAEKWMAVPVLQGVKSESEKFAGALDTYTIEAMMQDGKALQSGTSHFLGQNFAKSFDVTFLNKENKAEYVWATSWGVSTRLIGALIMTHSDDNGLVLPPKLAPIQVVIIPIAKGEEQLSAITEKLQPVISKLRENGISVKFDDSDNKRPGFKFADYELKGVPVRLVMGGRDLESNTVEIMRRDTLEKETVSLNGIAEHIIQLLDNIQNNIFEKARTYRDERVYECENYEEFKEKVKEGGFFLCHWDGTAETEAKIKEDTQATIRCVPFAYEQTEGIDMVSGKPSKYRVIIARSY, encoded by the coding sequence ATGCCAAAGGAACTAAAAGAGCTCACAAAAAGAGCAGAAAATTATAGTCAGTGGTTTAATGATCTTGTCATTAAGGCTGATTTAGCAGAACAATCTGCTGTTAGAGGTTGTATGGTTATCAAACCATATGGATATGCTATTTGGGAGAAAATGCAACAACAACTTGACAAGATGTTTAAAGAAACAGGTGCTCAAAATGCATATTTCCCCCTACTTATTCCTAAATCATTCTTAAGTAGAGAAGCAGAACATGTTGAAGGATTTGCAAAAGAATGCGCAGTTGTTACTCACTATCGTCTAAAGAATAGTGAAAGCGGTGCAGGAGTAGTTGTTGATCCATCTGCAAGATTAGAAGAAGAACTAATCATTCGTCCTACATCTGAAACCATTATATGGAATACTTACAAAAACTGGATTAAATCTTGGAGAGATCTTCCTTTGATGTGCAACCAATGGTGCAATGTAATGAGATGGGAAATGCGTACTCGTCCATTCTTAAGAACATCTGAATTTTTATGGCAAGAAGGTCATACTGCTCACGCAACAAAAGAAGAAGCAGTTGAAGAAGCACGTAAAATGTTAAGTGTTTATGCGACATTTGCAGAAAAATGGATGGCTGTTCCTGTTCTTCAAGGAGTGAAAAGTGAAAGTGAAAAGTTTGCTGGTGCTCTTGACACATATACTATTGAGGCGATGATGCAAGATGGAAAAGCACTTCAAAGTGGTACTTCTCACTTCTTAGGACAAAACTTTGCGAAATCATTTGATGTAACATTCTTAAATAAAGAGAATAAAGCAGAATACGTATGGGCTACATCTTGGGGTGTGTCAACACGTCTTATAGGTGCTTTAATCATGACTCATAGCGACGATAATGGTTTAGTCCTTCCTCCAAAACTTGCTCCTATTCAAGTTGTTATCATTCCTATTGCAAAGGGAGAAGAACAACTATCTGCTATCACAGAAAAACTTCAACCAGTTATTTCAAAACTAAGAGAAAACGGAATCAGCGTAAAATTCGATGATAGTGATAACAAACGTCCTGGTTTCAAGTTTGCAGATTACGAATTAAAGGGAGTTCCTGTTCGCCTTGTTATGGGAGGAAGAGACCTTGAAAGCAACACTGTGGAAATTATGAGACGTGATACTCTTGAAAAAGAAACTGTTTCATTAAATGGGATTGCAGAACACATTATACAGCTATTAGACAACATTCAAAATAATATATTTGAAAAAGCTCGCACGTATAGAGATGAAAGAGTGTATGAATGTGAGAACTATGAAGAGTTCAAAGAAAAGGTAAAAGAAGGTGGATTCTTCCTTTGTCACTGGGATGGTACAGCCGAAACAGAAGCTAAAATCAAAGAAGATACACAAGCAACTATTCGTTGTGTACCTTTTGCTTACGAGCAAACAGAAGGAATAGACATGGTTTCTGGTAAACCATCTAAATATCGTGTGATCATTGCAAGAAGTTACTAA